Proteins from a single region of Gemmatimonadaceae bacterium:
- a CDS encoding methyl-accepting chemotaxis protein: MLKHLTIRGRLGLLLAVTATSIVLVASFGMYVSDTSESAVNDMFQYRVVPLRQLKTIADMFAVNIVDNAHKANNGNVPWPQALAAVRAARRVIDTTWRQYLPNYESTEEQTLMGRVVPLLAQADTSTAQLERILAAHDVPGLKRYVVEDLYQHIDPISAVINRMANLQLEIAEHQHQVAHERYVALLRLVIIIALLAMVVAVGLCAHTVRHITKSLQVAADAADRVAAGDLEQEIEVMTRDEVGHLLESMRSVVYSERNMTAAAELIARGDLTVDVQPRSDRDTLGKAFASMTSRLANVIGQVRGGAETLASASNQLAATAQDLASGAETQVTGVDATARALTRIGAAIDLSARNTGEAQQLATRGATEAEATARAVREAVVAMQAIGEKISLIDDLATQTNTLALVAGIEAARAGDHGRGFAEVASEVRKLAERARIAAAEIATLASSTASSADSVTRQVEALVPFSRAAAELVGDANNSAREQAKAVDEIDATMATAQRVAGDSAAAIEELAATAEELSSQASALEELVSYFQLDESGARRSVISVGAPRTSAAFHLPSTIGRNVPVSR, encoded by the coding sequence ATGCTTAAGCATCTCACGATTCGCGGACGCCTGGGCTTGCTGCTCGCCGTCACCGCGACCTCGATCGTCCTCGTCGCCTCGTTCGGCATGTATGTGTCGGATACCAGCGAGTCGGCCGTCAACGACATGTTTCAGTACCGCGTGGTCCCCCTGCGGCAGCTGAAAACGATCGCCGACATGTTTGCGGTCAACATCGTCGACAACGCCCACAAGGCGAACAACGGGAACGTGCCGTGGCCGCAGGCGCTCGCGGCGGTCCGCGCCGCCCGGCGCGTCATCGACACGACGTGGCGGCAGTATTTGCCGAATTACGAGTCGACTGAAGAGCAAACGCTCATGGGTCGCGTGGTGCCGCTCCTGGCCCAGGCGGATACGTCGACCGCCCAGCTCGAGCGAATTCTCGCCGCGCACGACGTCCCGGGACTCAAACGCTACGTCGTCGAGGATCTGTACCAGCACATCGACCCGATCTCCGCGGTCATCAACCGCATGGCGAATCTCCAGCTCGAGATCGCCGAGCACCAACACCAGGTCGCGCACGAGCGGTACGTCGCGCTGCTGCGCCTCGTCATCATCATCGCGCTGCTCGCGATGGTCGTGGCCGTGGGCCTCTGCGCGCATACGGTCCGACACATTACGAAATCGTTACAAGTGGCGGCTGACGCCGCCGACCGGGTCGCCGCAGGCGACCTCGAGCAGGAGATCGAGGTCATGACACGCGACGAAGTCGGTCATTTGCTCGAGTCCATGCGAAGCGTGGTCTACTCCGAACGAAACATGACCGCCGCCGCCGAGCTGATTGCGCGCGGCGATCTCACGGTCGATGTACAGCCGCGCTCGGATCGAGATACCCTCGGCAAAGCCTTTGCCTCGATGACGTCGCGGCTCGCCAACGTGATCGGTCAAGTGCGCGGCGGCGCGGAGACGCTCGCCAGCGCGTCGAATCAACTCGCCGCCACCGCGCAGGACCTGGCGTCGGGCGCCGAGACTCAGGTGACCGGCGTGGACGCCACGGCGCGCGCGCTGACACGCATCGGCGCGGCAATCGACCTCAGTGCGCGCAATACCGGCGAAGCACAGCAGCTCGCGACCCGCGGCGCCACGGAAGCCGAAGCCACCGCGCGTGCCGTGCGTGAAGCGGTCGTCGCGATGCAGGCCATTGGTGAGAAAATCTCATTAATCGACGATCTCGCCACGCAGACGAACACGCTGGCGCTCGTCGCCGGCATCGAGGCGGCGCGGGCGGGCGATCATGGCCGCGGCTTCGCCGAGGTCGCGAGTGAAGTGCGCAAGCTCGCGGAGCGGGCGCGAATCGCAGCCGCGGAGATCGCGACCCTCGCGTCGTCGACGGCATCGTCGGCGGATTCCGTCACGCGCCAGGTCGAGGCGCTCGTTCCATTCAGCCGCGCCGCCGCGGAGCTCGTCGGAGACGCGAACAACTCCGCGCGCGAGCAGGCGAAGGCCGTGGACGAAATCGATGCCACAATGGCGACGGCGCAGCGCGTGGCCGGCGATTCCGCCGCGGCGATCGAGGAGCTTGCCGCGACCGCGGAAGAGTTGTCGTCGCAAGCGTCGGCGCTCGAGGAGCTCGTGTCCTACTTCCAGCTGGACGAAAGCGGTGCGCGACGGAGTGTCATCTCCGTCGGTGCGCCTCGCACGAGCGCCGCGTTCCATTTGCCGTCGACGATCGGCCGCAACGTTCCGGTATCGCGCTGA
- a CDS encoding type VI secretion system protein, with translation MSAISPWVIALTLLGVLIFVAIAFIVLRAARAKTPMVPAAMAGAAGAPAAAIPASAAPHLQDRGVGGALAVRRAFTEARRVLGSWYRTAEDHSALPWVLSVGEAGSGKTTLIGSIDAPRLGAASGAAPGASSPGGDDAPVTFQFFETGVVLDVAGDLLSNPARPGADDRAWHALVGQLQRHRPERPLDSIVLSIPAADFVGPARLTKDALTTKAARIGDRLAELQASLSLRLPVYVIVTKCDAIPGFAELCRGLEAKRHGDMLGWSSPYSADAAFAPSWVDEAMDTLLRSVQEAEFGVLAREETARDGDSLFLLPLHLGRARSPLRDFLQRMFQTTTYERGTFLRGLYFVGDAATAPPHKPAFVADLFSEKIFGERGLAKPGPRVFPSKNKVVARLQLATLAIILGGPFGLYAGVNGVRVGPWRLSRGVKAEEASIRPLLRTIDVAVHAMRVRRDAFSNVSAVTPQEDMSVFRLLDDMASLSTNHMWSVFLPGTLLSPLHHDITDAIGLSFQTIILPEFRARMLYRARRLTDPTTRGVGREAAYGNDVRLPQYLAEISALGSNIERFNSLAQSDKGELEDLAAIVHYLYGEQVAPGFMDNDGYYRRALAEAHAHPIVIDERMRTLALRRSGQLTRDAYQALLTRLSGSTIGADNGADSDADEPADSLDLRAARADVDAVVGLRAFLDSGSPVEQALDSIHAPFAFGDGFAAAVRDTLAYYKNELTGRVLPSYADNQHTADGALRALDALLRQPFMQAPATRAINADVEAGVSLAWDPARLDEALAMKTAFDTFMARGLDPLPEALRNRVRRLATVQLGAAMTDIVAGGVREDHALSLRGDDSHDLTERVNAFTQASTRIAQLLDVFDAIGATSSYDALLDLSSAHANALLARADAMLDLPSRYRLSATAVNAWNGRAPFSAVGFGTRPGALDDYLASEAATVRSAAVLAKPLISFLESHESDGETRVASLRTWDAVLSDVDRLDRKPAGGSIAGIESMIRLELDSVDVNGCARRAPRPASNGDVFAQRGDAMWSAVWRRCVDVASRDMVAAYGRLQTSFRTKLAGRFPFAAPDAPSDAAPADIADVLHAYDALATMGARTGPTDDPYGFLGTRAEAFLGDLAKVRTFLSAYLDSAAANRPPMFDYQIDFRVNRARESGANQIAEWTADIADQHAALGTAAAARRGRWRAGDDVSLALRWATGSPLVPVEPAPPGARLDDDGVEFTTTGVWSMLRLLRVYESDVPDPDGGATLKLAVHTARRTALHEPPSTTRAYVRVRLFHPDTKAELTVPRFPVVAPPAGTEDRR, from the coding sequence ATGAGCGCGATATCACCGTGGGTGATCGCGCTGACGCTGCTCGGCGTCCTGATCTTCGTCGCGATCGCGTTCATCGTGCTGCGTGCCGCGCGGGCGAAGACGCCGATGGTTCCCGCCGCGATGGCGGGCGCGGCCGGTGCGCCGGCGGCGGCGATACCCGCGTCCGCGGCGCCGCATCTGCAGGACCGGGGAGTGGGCGGCGCGCTCGCCGTTCGCCGAGCGTTCACGGAGGCTCGCCGCGTATTAGGAAGTTGGTATCGCACCGCCGAAGATCACTCGGCGCTGCCGTGGGTGTTGTCGGTCGGCGAAGCGGGCAGCGGCAAGACGACGCTGATTGGTTCGATCGACGCGCCGCGACTTGGCGCGGCATCGGGCGCGGCGCCTGGTGCCTCGTCGCCCGGCGGCGACGACGCGCCGGTGACTTTCCAGTTCTTTGAAACCGGTGTCGTGCTCGACGTCGCGGGGGATCTGCTGTCGAATCCGGCACGTCCCGGCGCCGACGACCGCGCGTGGCACGCGCTCGTCGGACAGTTGCAGCGGCACCGCCCCGAACGCCCGCTCGACTCGATCGTGCTGTCGATTCCGGCGGCGGATTTCGTTGGCCCCGCACGGCTCACCAAGGACGCGCTCACGACGAAGGCGGCGCGCATCGGCGATCGATTGGCCGAGCTGCAGGCGTCGTTGTCGCTGCGCCTGCCCGTGTACGTCATCGTCACGAAGTGCGACGCCATTCCCGGATTCGCTGAGCTCTGCCGCGGCCTCGAAGCCAAGCGCCATGGCGACATGCTTGGTTGGTCGTCGCCGTACAGCGCGGACGCGGCATTCGCGCCGAGCTGGGTCGACGAAGCGATGGACACGCTCCTCCGCAGCGTACAGGAAGCGGAGTTCGGCGTGCTGGCGCGCGAAGAAACGGCGCGCGACGGCGATTCGCTCTTCCTGCTGCCGCTGCACCTGGGCCGCGCGCGCTCGCCGCTGCGCGACTTCCTGCAGCGCATGTTCCAGACGACGACGTACGAGCGCGGCACGTTCCTTCGCGGATTGTACTTCGTCGGCGACGCGGCCACGGCGCCGCCGCACAAGCCGGCCTTCGTCGCCGACCTGTTCTCGGAAAAGATTTTCGGCGAGCGCGGACTTGCCAAGCCGGGCCCGCGCGTGTTTCCGTCGAAGAACAAGGTCGTCGCGCGACTGCAACTCGCGACGCTCGCCATCATTCTTGGCGGACCGTTCGGGCTCTATGCCGGCGTGAACGGCGTGCGGGTTGGTCCGTGGCGCTTGTCGCGGGGCGTGAAGGCGGAAGAGGCGAGCATTCGTCCGCTGCTGCGCACGATCGACGTGGCGGTGCACGCGATGCGCGTGCGGCGCGACGCGTTCTCGAACGTCTCCGCGGTGACGCCGCAGGAAGACATGAGCGTGTTCCGCCTGCTCGACGACATGGCGAGCCTCAGCACCAATCACATGTGGTCGGTGTTTCTGCCGGGCACGCTGCTCAGTCCCTTGCATCACGACATCACCGACGCGATCGGCCTGAGCTTCCAGACGATCATTCTGCCGGAGTTCCGCGCGCGTATGCTCTATCGCGCGCGCCGCCTGACCGATCCGACGACGCGCGGCGTGGGCCGCGAAGCGGCGTACGGGAACGACGTACGGCTCCCGCAGTATCTCGCGGAAATCAGCGCACTCGGCTCCAACATCGAGCGGTTCAACTCGCTCGCGCAGTCCGACAAGGGTGAGCTCGAAGATCTCGCGGCGATCGTTCACTACCTGTACGGCGAGCAGGTCGCGCCCGGCTTCATGGACAACGACGGCTACTATCGTCGCGCGCTCGCCGAGGCGCATGCGCATCCGATCGTGATCGATGAGCGTATGCGCACGCTGGCGCTTCGCCGCTCCGGCCAGCTCACGCGGGACGCCTATCAGGCGCTGCTCACGCGCTTGAGCGGCTCGACCATCGGCGCGGACAACGGCGCCGACAGCGATGCCGACGAACCAGCCGATTCACTCGATCTGCGCGCGGCGCGGGCGGACGTCGACGCGGTCGTGGGATTGCGCGCATTCCTCGATTCGGGCAGCCCGGTCGAGCAGGCGCTCGACTCGATTCACGCGCCCTTCGCGTTCGGCGACGGATTCGCCGCCGCCGTGCGCGACACGCTGGCGTACTATAAGAACGAGCTCACCGGTCGCGTGCTGCCATCGTACGCCGACAACCAGCACACGGCCGACGGCGCGTTGCGCGCGCTCGATGCCCTGCTCCGTCAACCGTTCATGCAGGCACCGGCGACGCGGGCCATCAACGCGGACGTCGAGGCCGGCGTGTCGCTGGCGTGGGACCCGGCGCGTCTCGACGAAGCGCTCGCGATGAAGACGGCGTTCGACACGTTCATGGCGCGCGGCCTCGACCCGTTGCCCGAAGCGCTGCGCAATCGCGTGCGGCGTTTGGCGACCGTGCAGCTCGGCGCCGCCATGACGGACATCGTCGCCGGCGGGGTGCGCGAGGATCACGCGCTGTCGTTGCGCGGCGACGACTCGCACGATCTCACCGAGCGCGTCAACGCCTTCACGCAGGCATCGACGCGCATCGCGCAGCTGCTCGACGTCTTCGACGCGATCGGCGCGACGAGCAGCTACGACGCGCTGCTGGACTTGAGCTCCGCGCACGCGAACGCGCTTCTGGCGCGCGCCGACGCGATGCTCGATCTCCCGAGCCGCTACCGGCTGTCCGCGACCGCGGTGAACGCGTGGAACGGCCGTGCGCCGTTCTCGGCCGTCGGGTTCGGGACGCGGCCCGGCGCGCTCGACGACTACCTCGCGTCCGAAGCCGCCACCGTCCGCTCCGCGGCGGTGCTTGCTAAACCTTTAATTAGTTTTCTCGAATCGCACGAAAGCGACGGCGAGACGCGCGTCGCGTCCCTGCGGACGTGGGACGCGGTGCTGAGCGACGTCGACCGGCTCGATCGCAAGCCGGCCGGTGGATCGATCGCCGGCATCGAGAGCATGATCCGCCTGGAGCTCGATTCCGTCGACGTGAATGGATGCGCGCGCCGTGCGCCGCGCCCCGCCTCGAACGGCGACGTGTTCGCCCAGCGCGGCGACGCGATGTGGAGCGCCGTGTGGCGCCGGTGCGTCGACGTCGCATCGCGCGACATGGTCGCCGCGTACGGGCGGCTGCAGACGTCGTTCCGCACGAAGCTCGCGGGGCGGTTCCCCTTCGCGGCGCCCGATGCACCGAGCGACGCGGCCCCCGCCGACATTGCCGACGTGCTGCACGCGTATGACGCGCTCGCAACGATGGGCGCCCGCACCGGCCCCACCGACGATCCCTACGGATTCCTCGGCACGCGTGCCGAAGCGTTCCTGGGCGACCTCGCCAAGGTGCGCACGTTCCTGAGCGCCTATCTCGACAGCGCCGCCGCCAACCGGCCGCCCATGTTCGACTATCAAATCGACTTCCGCGTGAATCGCGCGCGCGAGTCGGGCGCGAATCAGATTGCCGAGTGGACCGCTGACATCGCGGATCAACACGCGGCGCTCGGCACGGCCGCCGCCGCGCGACGCGGTCGCTGGCGTGCCGGCGACGATGTGAGTCTGGCGCTGCGTTGGGCGACGGGCTCGCCGCTGGTTCCCGTCGAGCCCGCGCCGCCCGGCGCGCGTCTCGACGACGACGGCGTCGAGTTCACGACGACCGGCGTCTGGTCGATGCTGCGATTGCTGCGCGTGTACGAGAGCGATGTGCCGGACCCCGATGGTGGCGCGACGCTCAAGCTCGCGGTGCACACCGCGCGGCGCACCGCACTGCACGAGCCGCCGTCGACGACGCGCGCCTACGTGCGCGTGCGTCTCTTTCATCCTGACACGAAGGCCGAGCTGACGGTGCCTCGCTTCCCTGTCGTCGCGCCGCCGGCCGGCACCGAGGATCGTCGATGA
- a CDS encoding DotU family type IV/VI secretion system protein has product MLRLGLEKERPLAPPDLTAKADTLDARTAPPASDAKRATAPDAGVDGGPFDPQRSFLLASFREFFAEVVRLRDLAVRDPGSLLPIEPSEYTPEHGAAQIARGISQQLQHLMEQLALDASVKAGEYGAALFGEAQYVMAAIADETFLATDWIGREAWLRFLLEQSVFRSQIAGEEIFRRIDKLLSRRTGVSAELAAVYFVALGAGFEGQYRGTGDPALREYRQKLYRFVFQRDPSRVPAVLSAQPYDHTAGAARPTRLPLVRRWTLIFAGAAIVYIAAAFIIWRSLTSELRQINSEIRREVADTVQVSQ; this is encoded by the coding sequence ATGTTGCGACTCGGGCTTGAAAAAGAGCGGCCGCTGGCGCCGCCGGACCTCACAGCGAAAGCTGATACACTGGACGCGCGCACCGCGCCGCCGGCGTCTGACGCGAAGCGCGCGACCGCGCCCGACGCGGGCGTCGACGGAGGTCCGTTCGATCCCCAGCGTTCGTTCTTGCTGGCGAGCTTCCGCGAATTCTTCGCCGAGGTCGTTCGCCTTCGTGACCTCGCGGTGCGCGATCCCGGCTCGCTGCTGCCGATCGAGCCGTCGGAGTACACGCCGGAGCACGGCGCAGCGCAAATAGCGCGCGGGATCAGCCAGCAGCTTCAACACCTGATGGAGCAGCTGGCACTCGATGCGAGTGTCAAGGCGGGCGAATACGGCGCGGCGCTGTTCGGCGAAGCGCAGTATGTCATGGCCGCCATCGCGGACGAGACGTTCCTGGCCACGGACTGGATTGGCCGCGAGGCGTGGCTGCGCTTCCTGCTCGAGCAGTCGGTGTTTCGCTCGCAGATCGCGGGCGAAGAGATTTTCCGGCGCATCGACAAGCTGTTGTCGCGCCGCACTGGAGTCTCCGCGGAGCTCGCGGCGGTGTATTTCGTCGCACTCGGCGCGGGCTTCGAGGGGCAGTATCGCGGCACGGGCGATCCGGCGCTCCGCGAATATCGGCAGAAGCTCTATCGCTTCGTCTTCCAGCGCGATCCGAGCCGCGTGCCGGCCGTGCTGTCCGCACAGCCGTACGATCATACCGCCGGCGCGGCGCGGCCCACCCGGTTGCCGCTGGTGCGGCGATGGACGCTGATCTTCGCGGGCGCCGCGATCGTATACATCGCCGCGGCATTCATCATCTGGCGCAGCCTGACCAGCGAGCTGCGGCAGATCAACTCCGAGATTCGCCGCGAAGTCGCGGATACCGTCCAAGTGTCGCAATGA
- a CDS encoding ATP-binding protein yields the protein MSAPVSVLTRIRRSSLSLKLAALGAAVTAAVLGLALFALSREVRTNTRVVFTEQLARNQRTIQQLQARDARQLLFAASVIADASQIRADMNTYQYERNAAGTDRRQLVNMLEDELRNDLRNVDADLLVATDDSGRVLAQAGRRGASVPYHASLLSLAAVRHAIDPTAPADTGAVAVLRTDSGYVESAVYPLVQNGFTLGALVLGRRLDASFVASESATASAAVVLTANGGVVAASDSALAKPAIASALDAHRAESSSTVTLDGADYVVAPVTLGETQDHGVVRLWMLQSLSQRVAALTQPLRRDFLVYGALAVLLAAFGAVFVAGTVLRPFKRFVGYMRSGAAAEERQGRFDASNVAREVRSLNDSFNQVMDSLALRRRELEERGAELVAANVVLTDEISERVRVEQALRESQAQLRQSQKLEAIGTLAGGIAHDFNNLITVISGYTQLALMRTNRTSPEAEDLRQVIEASDRAANLTHQLLAFSRKQVLQPTVLDLSDVVKGIAPMLRRIIGDHIVLEITAQEPLARVRADRGQLEQVLLNLAVNARDAMSGGGTLRLGTRNSPDNRAVLLQVCDTGAGMSTDVKERIFEPFFTTKEPGKGTGLGLSTVYGIINQSGGTVAVESELDRGTTFTIALPAAEAVATSDVASMEEEDLPRGVETILIVEDAEDVRILARRTLEERGYTVLVARNANEALEIAVARRIDLLLTDIVMPHTSGPQLVTKYLAMHPATIVIYMSGYADDALSQYELDPSTVFLRKPFTPSGLARTVRAALDARRVSADVGTAAD from the coding sequence GTGAGCGCACCCGTGTCGGTGCTCACGCGCATTCGCCGCAGCTCGCTCAGCCTCAAGCTCGCGGCGCTCGGCGCCGCGGTTACGGCGGCGGTGCTCGGGCTCGCGCTGTTCGCGCTCAGCAGAGAGGTGCGCACGAATACGCGCGTCGTGTTCACGGAGCAACTCGCGCGCAACCAGCGCACCATCCAGCAACTCCAGGCGCGCGACGCCCGGCAACTGCTGTTCGCCGCGTCCGTCATCGCGGACGCCTCGCAGATTCGCGCCGACATGAACACGTATCAATACGAGCGCAATGCGGCGGGCACCGACCGCCGACAGCTCGTGAACATGCTCGAGGACGAGCTGCGCAACGATCTGCGAAACGTCGATGCTGATTTGCTGGTCGCGACCGACGATTCCGGCCGCGTGCTCGCGCAAGCGGGTCGGCGCGGGGCGAGTGTCCCGTATCACGCGAGTCTCTTGTCGCTCGCCGCGGTTCGCCACGCCATCGACCCAACCGCGCCCGCCGACACCGGCGCGGTCGCCGTGCTGCGCACGGATTCGGGCTACGTCGAATCAGCCGTCTACCCGCTCGTGCAGAACGGCTTCACGCTCGGCGCGCTCGTGCTGGGACGCCGTCTCGATGCGTCGTTCGTCGCAAGCGAGAGTGCAACGGCGAGCGCCGCGGTCGTGCTCACGGCGAACGGCGGAGTCGTTGCCGCGAGCGACAGCGCACTCGCCAAGCCCGCGATCGCGTCGGCGCTCGACGCCCATCGCGCCGAGAGCTCGTCGACCGTGACGTTGGACGGCGCCGACTATGTGGTTGCTCCCGTTACGCTCGGCGAAACGCAGGACCACGGCGTCGTGCGACTCTGGATGTTGCAGTCGCTCAGCCAGCGCGTCGCCGCGCTGACGCAGCCGCTCCGCCGCGACTTCCTTGTATATGGTGCCCTTGCGGTGTTGCTCGCCGCGTTCGGCGCGGTGTTCGTCGCCGGAACGGTGCTGCGCCCATTCAAGCGATTTGTCGGCTACATGCGCTCGGGTGCGGCCGCCGAAGAGCGGCAAGGGCGATTCGATGCGTCGAATGTCGCTCGCGAAGTCCGATCGCTCAACGACTCGTTCAATCAGGTGATGGACTCGCTCGCGCTTCGCCGCCGCGAGCTCGAGGAACGCGGCGCCGAGCTGGTCGCGGCGAACGTCGTGCTCACGGACGAGATCAGCGAGCGGGTGCGGGTGGAGCAGGCGTTGCGCGAGAGTCAGGCGCAGCTGCGCCAATCGCAGAAGCTCGAGGCGATCGGCACCCTCGCCGGCGGCATCGCGCACGACTTCAACAATCTCATAACGGTCATCTCCGGCTACACGCAGCTGGCGCTGATGCGCACGAATCGCACGAGCCCGGAGGCGGAAGATCTGCGCCAGGTCATCGAGGCGTCGGATCGCGCGGCGAATCTCACGCATCAACTGCTGGCGTTCAGCCGCAAGCAAGTGCTGCAGCCGACCGTGCTCGATCTGAGCGACGTGGTGAAGGGCATCGCGCCGATGCTGCGTCGCATCATCGGCGATCACATCGTCCTCGAGATCACGGCGCAGGAGCCGCTGGCGCGCGTGCGCGCCGATCGCGGACAGCTGGAACAGGTGCTGCTCAATCTCGCGGTGAACGCGCGCGATGCGATGAGCGGCGGCGGTACGCTGCGGCTCGGTACGCGAAACTCGCCGGACAACCGCGCGGTGCTTCTGCAGGTGTGCGACACGGGCGCGGGCATGAGCACCGACGTGAAGGAGCGCATCTTCGAGCCGTTTTTCACGACGAAAGAGCCGGGGAAGGGTACCGGTCTCGGGCTGTCGACGGTGTACGGCATCATCAATCAGTCGGGCGGCACGGTCGCGGTCGAGAGCGAGTTGGACCGCGGCACCACGTTCACCATCGCGCTGCCCGCGGCCGAAGCCGTGGCGACGTCGGACGTCGCGTCGATGGAGGAAGAAGATTTGCCGCGCGGCGTCGAGACGATTCTCATCGTCGAAGACGCGGAAGACGTGCGCATCCTCGCGCGGCGCACGCTCGAGGAGCGCGGCTACACGGTGCTCGTCGCGCGCAATGCGAACGAAGCGCTCGAGATCGCGGTGGCGCGGCGCATCGATCTGCTGCTCACCGACATCGTCATGCCGCATACGAGTGGGCCGCAGCTCGTCACGAAATACCTCGCGATGCACCCGGCCACGATCGTGATCTACATGTCAGGCTACGCGGATGACGCCTTGTCGCAGTACGAGCTCGATCCCTCGACCGTGTTCCTCCGCAAGCCCTTCACGCCCTCGGGGCTCGCGCGCACGGTGCGCGCGGCGCTCGACGCACGTCGCGTCTCGGCCGACGTCGGCACCGCGGCGGACTGA
- the tssK gene encoding type VI secretion system baseplate subunit TssK, translated as MRAPPVPDAIQWHEGMLLAPQHFQQLAARTDALLQYHMLGAAPFHWGVRRLRLDSTQLLDGTLRIIELEAVMPDGLAVSYHEGDPNSLTLDVASRGLDRGGRLMVYLTVPAARGAAQATGEFARYSSYVSAPIPDLNTGEGELVVPRLRPRIMLMAGDAPPDKYVSFPLAEVVYRDESYSLTEYIPPLLHVGEDTALGQLCARALKRVREKAVFLADRARAASATAKRPLVLETQLMAHTLACGLPPVEAMVRTGVTHPYPIFLGFCGLVGQVAGIGTALVPPVLDAYDHRNLRQTFDQVAEYINGVLDVIHEDFRPVPFRPIEGGFELAIEPEWLAGGRLVVGAVGPSAVPESDLAAWIDSSLIGSKTRMTALRERRVRGAARTRVDAPDTVGIAPRRGEVVVSIAADAHYIEAGEVLQVLGAGDSGQGRPDELVLYVATRA; from the coding sequence ATGCGCGCTCCGCCGGTTCCTGATGCAATTCAGTGGCACGAGGGAATGCTCCTCGCGCCGCAGCACTTTCAGCAGCTCGCGGCGCGGACCGACGCGCTGCTTCAATACCATATGCTCGGGGCGGCCCCCTTCCATTGGGGTGTCCGTCGGCTGCGCCTGGATTCCACGCAACTGCTCGACGGAACGCTGCGGATCATCGAGCTCGAAGCGGTCATGCCCGATGGTTTGGCCGTATCGTACCACGAGGGCGATCCGAACAGCCTGACGCTGGATGTCGCGAGCCGCGGTCTCGATCGCGGCGGCCGCCTCATGGTCTACCTCACGGTGCCGGCGGCGCGCGGTGCCGCGCAGGCGACGGGCGAGTTCGCGCGGTACTCATCATATGTCAGTGCGCCCATTCCCGATCTGAACACGGGAGAGGGTGAGCTCGTCGTGCCGAGGCTGCGGCCGCGCATCATGCTGATGGCCGGTGACGCGCCGCCCGACAAGTACGTGAGCTTTCCGCTCGCCGAAGTGGTCTATCGCGACGAGTCATACTCGCTCACCGAGTACATCCCCCCGCTGCTTCACGTCGGTGAGGATACGGCGCTCGGCCAGCTGTGCGCGCGCGCGCTCAAGCGCGTTCGGGAAAAGGCCGTGTTTCTCGCGGATCGCGCGCGAGCGGCGTCGGCCACGGCGAAGCGTCCGCTGGTGCTCGAGACGCAGCTCATGGCGCACACGCTCGCGTGCGGGCTGCCGCCCGTCGAGGCGATGGTGCGAACCGGCGTTACACATCCGTATCCGATCTTTCTCGGCTTCTGCGGACTCGTCGGGCAGGTTGCTGGAATCGGCACGGCCCTCGTGCCCCCGGTCCTCGACGCCTACGACCATCGCAATTTGCGCCAGACGTTCGATCAGGTCGCCGAGTACATCAACGGCGTGCTGGATGTCATTCATGAGGATTTCCGGCCGGTGCCGTTTCGTCCGATCGAGGGCGGCTTCGAGCTCGCGATCGAGCCGGAGTGGTTGGCGGGCGGCCGGCTTGTCGTCGGCGCCGTCGGCCCGTCGGCCGTGCCGGAGAGCGATCTCGCGGCGTGGATCGACAGTTCTCTCATCGGTTCGAAGACACGCATGACGGCGCTGCGCGAGCGGCGCGTGCGTGGTGCGGCGCGCACGCGTGTCGACGCGCCGGATACCGTCGGCATCGCGCCACGGCGCGGTGAAGTCGTCGTCAGCATTGCGGCGGACGCGCATTACATCGAAGCAGGCGAAGTACTTCAGGTGCTCGGCGCTGGAGATTCCGGCCAAGGGCGTCCTGACGAGCTGGTGCTTTATGTTGCGACTCGGGCTTGA
- a CDS encoding plastocyanin/azurin family copper-binding protein — MTNSARRSRAAIAALSGLVLMAPAGRGSTARPSRRPATGRIEGTVEISTALSARRPQFRPYAEPGTGSTPPPAPRDPIAAELHNVVIYLEGDMGRAGESAPHGRVAQHDERFVPHVLPVLQGTTVDFPNEDDVYHNVFSLSAAAGPKGFDLGRYPKGQSRSVTFDRAGTVQVFCHIHSDMSAVVLVLSNPFFTSPDDTHHFAIGDVPEGDYVIVGWHEHIKAVTRRIHVTAGQTTSVDFNIPLPQGGR, encoded by the coding sequence ATGACGAATTCCGCCCGGCGTAGCCGGGCCGCGATTGCCGCGCTGTCCGGACTAGTGCTGATGGCGCCGGCCGGTCGTGGATCGACGGCTCGACCGTCGCGAAGACCAGCCACGGGCCGCATCGAAGGCACCGTCGAGATCTCGACGGCGCTGTCCGCGCGCCGGCCGCAGTTTCGTCCGTACGCGGAGCCGGGCACCGGTTCGACGCCGCCTCCGGCGCCGCGCGATCCGATCGCCGCGGAGCTGCACAACGTCGTCATCTATCTCGAGGGCGACATGGGGCGCGCGGGCGAATCGGCGCCGCACGGACGCGTCGCGCAGCACGACGAACGGTTCGTGCCGCATGTGCTGCCCGTTCTCCAGGGCACGACCGTCGACTTCCCGAACGAAGACGACGTGTATCACAACGTCTTTTCGCTCTCGGCGGCGGCCGGCCCCAAGGGGTTCGATCTCGGCCGCTACCCGAAAGGGCAGTCCCGCTCGGTAACCTTCGATCGCGCGGGAACCGTGCAGGTGTTCTGCCACATTCATTCGGATATGAGCGCCGTCGTTCTCGTGCTGTCCAATCCGTTCTTCACATCGCCCGACGATACCCACCACTTCGCGATCGGCGACGTGCCCGAGGGCGACTACGTCATCGTCGGATGGCACGAGCACATCAAGGCGGTCACGCGGCGCATTCACGTCACCGCCGGCCAGACGACTTCCGTCGATTTCAACATTCCGCTCCCGCAGGGCGGGCGGTAA